One part of the Micrococcus sp. 2A genome encodes these proteins:
- a CDS encoding nucleotide-binding protein — MGSVELSRPASELRIQLAAAKADGEAILNATPKESGGLAVFRSRYLSWESKTSAVLENGFKVSGTLTPSPKGEFTATAAALLDLKIASTTIPWDRLPEVVTDIREKIRVLDSIEDRLDVYQYTPMTPSPSQPAADAPIFLVHGHDLARRETVRHFLSTVTDRDIIVLANQPNRGQDLLGKLLSHAQQAAFAVVLLTPDDEGKPRESENNRARARQNVVFELGLFIGILGRDRVAALNHPSVEIPTDFSGVAYISIEGEGWQIELARELKAAGIDVSLDKAL, encoded by the coding sequence CTTCGCATTCAACTTGCCGCCGCCAAGGCTGACGGTGAGGCAATATTGAACGCCACGCCCAAAGAAAGTGGCGGGCTTGCGGTGTTTCGAAGCAGATATCTGTCTTGGGAGAGCAAGACATCTGCAGTTCTCGAGAATGGCTTCAAAGTCTCCGGCACTCTCACCCCTAGCCCTAAGGGAGAGTTCACGGCCACCGCTGCCGCACTCCTGGACCTCAAAATAGCATCTACTACCATTCCCTGGGATCGGCTACCTGAAGTAGTAACTGACATCAGAGAGAAGATTCGAGTTCTCGACTCTATTGAAGATCGGCTAGACGTGTATCAATACACCCCGATGACCCCGTCGCCGTCACAGCCGGCAGCAGATGCGCCCATCTTTTTGGTGCACGGCCATGACCTCGCTCGGCGTGAGACCGTTCGCCACTTCCTGTCAACCGTCACCGACCGCGACATCATAGTTCTGGCAAACCAGCCAAACCGGGGCCAAGACCTGCTCGGCAAACTCCTTTCTCACGCACAACAGGCAGCATTTGCCGTTGTGCTCCTGACACCCGATGACGAGGGGAAACCTCGAGAATCTGAGAATAATCGAGCCAGGGCTCGGCAAAATGTTGTGTTCGAACTTGGGCTATTCATTGGAATTCTCGGACGCGACCGGGTTGCCGCTCTCAACCATCCTTCAGTGGAGATCCCCACCGACTTCTCCGGCGTTGCCTATATTTCAATAGAGGGCGAGGGGTGGCAGATCGAGCTAGCCCGAGAGCTTAAGGCCGCTGGAATTGATGTTTCACTCGACAAAGCACTCTAA
- a CDS encoding zinc-ribbon domain-containing protein, whose translation MAHTTTPPSPRGGKRLTIADVPHMRERYAASNPLPPEEVAAGSNKKFTWSCKAGPDHTWEAQANSIRMSKRGGCPFCAGKRPSVTNRLDVLFPDLAAEWDQELNEGPPAVVAGSEKKVWWRCRAADHAWQANIRNRTILRAGCPRCAAEKSSKTRSVPLPGRELTAVAPDVAASWHPTRNGTLQPDEVAAFSNVPRWWQCPAGHEWEISPGQAPCGGVAVGSFVGVVRR comes from the coding sequence GTGGCCCACACGACGACACCTCCATCCCCAAGGGGCGGCAAGCGGCTGACCATCGCGGACGTCCCTCATATGCGCGAGCGCTACGCGGCGAGCAACCCGCTGCCTCCGGAGGAAGTCGCCGCTGGCTCGAACAAGAAGTTCACCTGGTCGTGCAAGGCCGGCCCGGACCACACCTGGGAGGCGCAGGCCAACAGCATCCGCATGTCCAAGCGTGGCGGCTGCCCCTTCTGTGCGGGCAAGCGGCCCTCCGTAACCAACCGTCTCGATGTTCTGTTTCCCGATCTGGCCGCAGAGTGGGATCAGGAGCTCAACGAGGGACCGCCGGCCGTCGTGGCAGGTTCGGAGAAGAAGGTCTGGTGGCGGTGTCGGGCGGCCGATCACGCGTGGCAGGCCAACATCCGCAACCGGACGATTCTCCGGGCTGGGTGCCCCCGGTGCGCAGCAGAGAAGTCTTCCAAGACCCGGTCTGTCCCCCTGCCCGGCCGTGAACTGACAGCGGTCGCCCCAGACGTCGCGGCCTCGTGGCACCCCACACGCAACGGCACTCTGCAACCGGATGAGGTCGCTGCCTTCTCCAACGTCCCGAGGTGGTGGCAATGTCCTGCCGGCCACGAATGGGAGATCTCCCCTGGTCAAGCCCCTTGTGGTGGTGTAGCGGTTGGATCCTTCGTTGGGGTTGTCAGGCGCTGA